AATCCCAAGCATTACAAAACCAACTTGTAATTTAAAAAGCATGTTCACTCAAGAGATATCATGATTTTGTGGTTCATCTGAAGGAATTGTTCTGGTAATTGGGTAAACCATTACCGACGAAGCACTGTTACCATTTTAAGATAAAGATGGAGTTCTTTGGAGTAAATTCTTTGACACTACTTCCATTTAGATTTTCTTATGTCTTTGTTTCCTAATCCATCAACACAAGTCCAGATCCCTTTCTTTACAATGCCTTATCTGTTTTCATGATGCATGCCTACACTATGTCAGCCTGCTAGTTTCTAGCAAGATGACTCTAATCAAACATTTGTCTTGCACAGAATGACTTGTTTATGCACACCCAAATTCCCATTTGGTTCCATTACATGTACATCAGCAGGGCCATAGAGGACCAAAcccagcttcttttcaacattccTCAAGTTTAGCAGACATATCCATGGTGACCCACAGGTTCCGATATGCCGTGCTGGCGAAATGCATGCAACGTACGACACGTAATTTCTTACAAAATGTTGATGTTCTCAGTTTCTCACCATTATTAAGAATCATAATCATGGTGGTCCAAAGCTTGGATCCAACAGGATAATATAGCATCATAATAACTAATAAGAGAGCCCAATCATATGAAATTAGCATAAGACTTGGCTTTGCTTCCCGTTAATTACTTCATCTTCGTCACACCAtaatgaagaaaataaaagaagataTGAAAGTAACACACATGTCAGAGTTTAATAATTGCTAAAGAAAAGATGGCGGTCTTCGTCGCTAGCAATGACATGGTGGTAACTATGCATTGGATGATAAGAGTATACTGGAGCCTAAGATGTGCTAGTCCAATTGCATCTAATGCAATAtttagcgagagagagagaggggggggggggggggggtggagaTAAACTATACATTACATTTACTCCTAAACATGAATCATCTCTATCATTTTAAGAAGCTCTCTCAATCTGAAAACCCATTAATCTCTCTCCCAGTTTGACTATTTGAGTATTATTTTTTCCCATTATCAAAGAAAAAACAAGCAGTTCTGTTATGCGGAAGAATCAACAGGAGAGCATGATAATCATATCTCTATTCTCTGTATATGCTAATGTATAATCTGAACATGACAGGTTATGAATGTGAAATATATTCCTACCGAGCCCTTTGGAGGAATTCCGTTTAAGGTGTATTCTTCCTTCCCTAGTTGATATATTCTTTCTTCCATTCAAGATGTAGAATATATTGGATTCTCTAGTTCATATAACACTTTTTTTCGGTCTGTATCAAGAGAAGAGAATTTCTAACTAAAATTTTAACTAAGGATTTCTAAGTAAAATTTTAAGTACTAACAAATTAGAACAACCAATGGAAGTGATGGAATAACTAATACAAAAATTAGATATGTATGTTGTATAGGGTGCATTTACTATCTCATAAATTCATTATATCAGGAGATTTGATATTGGTATCACACTCTGTAGCAAAGTTTTTAATAAAGAAAAAGCTTCATAATTTCTCAGCATTTGATCATTTAGGAAGAGTCTTGGAGAACCTAGGAAATTTTGGAGAGATTGTCTTTGTGTATTTCTAAGAACTAAAAAAAAACTAGTGCCTCCATTCATGGAATATATGAATTGGAGGGGTTACAGTAATGACCATTACCAACCTTGGCATTAACaatattttgagaaaaaggaactgGTGCTGAAAATATAAGAAAAACAAACTAGCTCTTACTAATGAAATTTGagtaaagaaagagaagaaaaataggaACTGACAAACTTGAAATGAAACTGAAGCCTAACCTTCAGTAGAATTTGAAAGAGCATCACCACAACATGAAGATAAAGTGGAGAATGAACAGCCATTGGAGGACTGTCCTCCTTTCTTTAAGTACAGAGTCCATGGAAAAGAAAAACGCATTGCCTAAACCACTTATGAAAGTGGTAAGAGTATCCATATCTCAGACCTACTAAACTCTCTAGCCCAGATCAACAAGCCAATCAGAGCAAAGAAACTAAGAAAATGCACCAAAGCTAACACAAACAAAGATGAATGTCATACGCCTACCATCTAATCTCACCTCTCTAATCCGCAATAACAAATATAAACTCCTTTTTGACCCACAGAGAGTAAAGAGAGAGTTGGGACTGGAATGAAATCTTTGGTCACTCAAGCTGGGGGCAGCTCTTTCTTTGCCAAGTTGTGCTTGTTGTTGTGCATCCAAACTCTGAGAACTTTTCTATTCACCCCAATCTCTTGGCAGAACTGCTCCACCACACTCTCCTCCTGCCTCTGGAGCCTCCACCCAATCCTCTCAGCAAAGCTCAGCATCTTCTCCTTCTGTTCTGGAGCAAATTTGGTCCTGACCCTCTTCTTCCCCATGGGGGGTGCTCTTGCCCCTCCCACTCCATCCATCTCATCTGACTCTGAGGCCATGAGAGCACCCAAAGGCATGACCATTTGGTGTGGCAATGGACTTGGGATGAGACAGTGGTTTGCTGGGTGGTTGTAGCCAAAGGCCTCAGGCCCTGAGATGAGGACGCCCTTGTAGCCCACAAATTTTGTTTCCTTGAGGTGATGGTGGTGGCACTCACCTTCAATCTCTTTTCTGTGGAAGTTCCTGTGGCAGCTGCAGGCTGAGCACTTGAGGGCCTCCAGGGTGCCCTCTTCACCACTGGGCATGAACTCACCACACCCATCAGTGGCATTACCACCAATGGACGCTGCATGGTTCTTGAGGCATTCCCTATACATCACCACTGCCCCTCCTTTCTTAGTGCTGTGGGTTGTGGGCTGCTGAGCCTCTGTGGGGTTTGtggagagaggaggaagaggaggaggaccaTATGATGATGAGTAGAAGGAGGGAGTGTCCTTTGAGAGGTTTTGGCCATGAGCACCAGCATATTTGCTAGTTATTGGACTTGGGACCCCTCCATGACCATAAAGATCCATTCTCTCCATCTCCGTgctaatttctttttctttttctttttcttttttctttttttgtttttttttaactTCTTGAGATGTGGAGACCAGAACAAACTGAAAGCAGATATGGAATTTTTTGGGTCTGAAATCCTTGGGATTGTAAATCaagggaagaaaaaagaaaatgaaccCACTtgctaatttttatttcaatagaaAGGCAGTAGAAAATTGGAATTTGGGACAGTGGAGATCCTGAAGAACCTTGTGTGGATTCTCAAttcaattttttaagaaagtcAAAGAGTTGTAGATGAACTAAAGTAGATTCTTGAATTTGATCTCAGATACCTGGGACTACCAGGTTAGAGAGACATGAGAATATGAGAGCAATtctacaaacacacacacacacacacagagagagagagagagaacactgCAAGTATTTAGCAGCAGGAAGCTGTGCAGATAACAGTTCAGTTTTGAGCTATAACTGAAACCAGCCAATTCTCTGGGTCAGAAAACCTCTCTCAaggaaagaacaagaaaagaagcaAGCAGAAATAGTAATTAGAAGGTGCTGTGGAATATATTAGATTAAGAAGCATGAAGGTTCCCATGgacttttttattcatattatagACCAACTTTTGACATGTACTCTGAGGAATGATAACAAGATACTTAATCAAAAGAAGAGACAATTGAACAGTTTCCTGTGGGGAGGTGGGAGACAGGTCCTAAACTTTTCCAGTCAAGAGAAGAATTACAATAACAACATAAAGAACTGTCTCAAAGGTTCTCTTCTAGACTTGAATTACCCATTTCATTCTCCAAATGACAGCATGGTGAAtctaggcaaaaaaaaaaaaaaaaaagaacagaacCCTTCTCAAGAGTAACTGAGAGAGAAGACTAGAAGAGATTTATGAGAAAAACTGCATGGTAAGCCTGAAGTAAGAGCTCTTCTTTCTTTCACAAGCAAAGAGAGGATGAAGAAAATTGCATGGGGCTTTCCTATGGGTATTTCCAATATGACTTACAGGTGATAACCCACTGCTGCTACTCTAGAGAAGGCTGCACTATATCTTCcaactttggattccatgaaaaGAAGACTTTAGAAGAGTTGACAGGGAAAGAGGGGAATAAACAAAGAATATATTAAGAGGTGGAATGAAATTAGGATACATATATAATGGAGGTGGTTTTGGTACCAAGACACTAAATAAGGGGCTCCTAGCTGCAGTAAATAACAGAGCTATAGAGGTTGGGAAATACAGAGAagattttctttcttaaaagagtGGATGTTTGCTTTGCTTGCACTACCAGGCACCAAGCCTACGCCAGACAGTAGGAGAGAGAACAGTAGTGTCTGAGAGGAAGAGAACACACGCGCAAAGAGGGTCCCCACAATATAGTTTTGAAGTAAAAGTGATACAACTACCATAATGCCTTCACCTATACAATAAATGAAACCAGACTTGTATCATTTTGGTGTAGACCAAATTACGCACATCAAAATTACTATAATAGCTCCAGACTATTACAGCAAACAAATCACACTATAGAGTAATTCTCTAATTCAACAAAACTACAGGTAATTGTATTTGGTATTACAATGGATATTTAATCTTGTTTGCGACAGATTCAGTTACATAGATACTCAAACTTGTTAAATTTATAACTTGAAAAAGAAAAGCCACAATGAAATAAGAGATGACTTGCCATCATTTtcccccaaaagaaaaaaaaaaaaaaaaggagattatGGTAGAAGTTGTTATGGATCATCGTAATGcttataattttatgaataaaaagcCTTAGAAAAGATGGAATTTGAAATTATATATGAACTTCTCTTCAAAATTATGGTATGAACAATGTAATACTTATTGTTAGCCATTATACCAATATATAACAAATAACATAATTGAGTTAAAGATATAGATGCTGCAATaacaataaatttaaatataataacatACTGTTGAAAATGCTCGTGTCTTTTAAACCCCCAATAAGAATTCTACAAACTTCTATTTTGGGGTTAATTGAGGCAATCATATTTTACAGAGTAACATAACTTCAATTTTCACTTCTTTTGTCTTTAATTAATTGttcgatagaaaaaaaaaatttaaataaaaggatGTGTATGccaattaaatttgaaataaggGGGTTAATTTCAAGATTCAAAGATATGTGGGTCGCAACCTTAAATCAtcatattctcttttttttaatcacTAATAATTAGGGTTTGGATTATTCATTGATCTAACTAttccatcattcaagaacctgctGGGTAGTTGAATAAGGTTAATTATTATGATATGAAAAGAATCATTTACTATTAaggttaattattcttctgaCAAAATAGTAGTTAAATAGttggatcataaatatttgattgcACGATAATAATGGTGATGCACATACTACGACGATTCCTATGCCAATCTACAAATATTTTTTCTAAGCTTTTATGCTAAAATCACCAATCAAGTCGTGCAAGACGATCTTGGCTTGTGGAGTAGGCTGAATTCTCTTGTTATTAGTTACTATTGTGCTGACTCATCCATGTGATCCTGTATTGACCTTCTATTGGGTTTAATTGCTTTGTCTTCTCTCAGAATCTGCATGACAAGGATACTACCAATGTGCAGACATGGAATGTTAGGAAAGAAGCTTGGAGACAAGGTCTGAAAATGGAGGAAGAGTCTGTATCACGGTACTGTGAAGAAATTATTAAACAGTCTTGGGGGTGTTTGGTTCTTAACTAAAATCGGAATgaaaatgaaaatcagaatggtttggaatcaaaatcggaatgacTAAATCTTCCGAAGTGTTTAGTTCGTGaccggaatcgaaattggaatcgaaatcagaattcgaatgaaaatttgaatctatagagaatagtaggaattgagttctatatagattgagccattccc
Above is a genomic segment from Elaeis guineensis isolate ETL-2024a chromosome 1, EG11, whole genome shotgun sequence containing:
- the LOC105034627 gene encoding zinc-finger homeodomain protein 2: MERMDLYGHGGVPSPITSKYAGAHGQNLSKDTPSFYSSSYGPPPLPPLSTNPTEAQQPTTHSTKKGGAVVMYRECLKNHAASIGGNATDGCGEFMPSGEEGTLEALKCSACSCHRNFHRKEIEGECHHHHLKETKFVGYKGVLISGPEAFGYNHPANHCLIPSPLPHQMVMPLGALMASESDEMDGVGGARAPPMGKKRVRTKFAPEQKEKMLSFAERIGWRLQRQEESVVEQFCQEIGVNRKVLRVWMHNNKHNLAKKELPPA